The following are encoded in a window of Pectinophora gossypiella chromosome 24, ilPecGoss1.1, whole genome shotgun sequence genomic DNA:
- the LOC126377892 gene encoding nuclear factor interleukin-3-regulated protein: protein MVAEFILSQQQLLGAGGAALGQPPTPNRAPPIPRGRLSVSPHFPMDQGPNGPGPDPNDYPNSFEFNKRKEFFGQRKQREFIPDNKKDDGYWDRRRRNNEAAKRSREKRRFNDMVLEQRVVELSKENHVLKAQLDAIKEKYGICGETLISIDQVLATLPTCDQVLCVTKRSKLSSSSLFPAPPPPPPAPPASPPSPPPQRAPEPYQERLPAPEAYYTHPAHYEPPGSVLNLSRSRRAPSPYELSSLSGSGDENAEQYAPENNGLPLKLRHKSHLGDKDVASALLSLQHIKQEPGPRSSPSWDGEGSSDERDSGISLGAEYRPQEGRLAEEEDAHLKAELARLATEVATLKNMMHQNKARAHEH from the coding sequence ATGGTCGCCGAGTTCATACTGAGCCAGCAGCAGCTGCTGGGAGCCGGGGGCGCCGCGCTGGGCCAGCCCCCCACACCCAACCGCGCGCCGCCGATACCCCGCGGCCGCCTCTCCGTATCACCACACTTCCCGATGGACCAGGGCCCCAACGGGCCCGGGCCCGACCCCAATGACTACCCCAACTCGTTCGAGTTCAACAAGCGCAAGGAGTTCTTTGGGCAGCGCAAGCAACGCGAGTTCATCCCCGACAACAAGAAGGACGACGGCTACTGGGACCGTCGGCGGCGGAACAACGAGGCCGCCAAGCGCTCCCGCGAAAAACGCCGCTTCAACGACATGGTGCTCGAGCAGCGCGTCGTAGAGCTCTCTAAGGAGAATCACGTGTTGAAGGCGCAGCTCGATGCCATCAAGGAGAAGTACGGAATCTGCGGCGAGACCCTGATCAGCATTGACCAAGTATTAGCCACGTTGCCGACGTGTGACCAGGTGCTGTGCGTCACTAAGAGGAGCAAGCTGTCGAGCTCGTCGCTGTtcccggcgccgccgccgccgccgcccgcgccccccgcgTCGCCGCCCTCCCCGCCGCCGCAGCGCGCGCCCGAGCCCTACCAGGAGCGGCTGCCGGCCCCTGAGGCGTACTACACGCACCCCGCTCACTACGAGCCCCCCGGTTCAGTGCTGAACCTGTCCAGATCTCGCCGCGCGCCCTCCCCCTACGAGCTGTCCTCGCTCTCCGGCTCCGGAGACGAGAACGCCGAGCAGTACGCGCCGGAAAATAACGGCCTACCCCTGAAACTCCGCCACAAATCGCACCTCGGCGACAAGGACGTCGCGAGCGCCCTCCTCTCCCTCCAACACATCAAGCAGGAGCCGGGCCCGCGGTCGTCACCCTCCTGGGACGGCGAGGGCTCCAGCGATGAGCGGGACTCGGGCATCTCTCTGGGCGCGGAGTACAGGCCACAGGAAGGCAGGCTCGCAGAGGAGGAGGACGCGCACCTGAAGGCGGAGCTGGCGCGGCTGGCGACGGAGGTGGCCACGCTCAAGAACATGATGCACCAAAACAAGGCGCGCGCACACGAGCACTGA